In Burkholderia pseudomultivorans, the DNA window TCGACGCTCGGCCAGCAGATGCAGTTCGTGCGCGAACTCGAATGGGTGATCGACGTCGCGCGCGAATCGGGCGCGGACCGCGACCCGGTGCTGCGCCAGCGGATCGGCCGGGCCTGGGCCGGGCTGCGCGTGATGCGCTACAACGCGCTGCGGATGCTGTCCGGCGCCGACGACGCGGCCGGCGCGCCGCTGCGCCGCGAGGCGCTGATCTACAAGTACTACTGGTCGAACTGGCACCGCGACCTCGGCCAGCTCGCGATGGACGTGCTCGGGCCGCGCGCGAACGTGATCGATCCGGCCGACGAGAAGCTCACCCATCTGCAGCGCGTATTCCTGTTCTCCCGTGCGGACACGATCTACGCCGGCACCAACGAAATCCAGCTCAACATCATGGCCGAGCGCGGGCTCGGCATGCCCAGGGAACCGCGAGGCAACGCATGACCGAACCCCAGATCCACAAAGCGCCCGCCTATGTGCCGGGCCATCAGCTGCTCGCCGGCAAGTCGGTGCTGATCACGGCTGCCGCCGGCGCCGGCATCGGCTTCGCGGCCGCGCGCCGCAGCGTCGAGGAAGGCTGCCGTGCGCTGTTCATCTCCGACATCCACGAGAAACGCCTCGAACAGGCGGTCGATACGCTGCGCGCCGAAACGGGCCTGCAGCGGATCTACGGGCGGCTGTGCAACGTCGCGGTCGAGGACGAGGTGCAGGCGCTCGTCGCCGACGCGCAGGACCGGCTCGACGGCGTCGACGTGCTGATCAACAACGCCGGGCTCGGCGGATCGAAACGCATCGTCGAAATGGACGATGCCGAATGGTCGCGGGTGATCGACATTAGCCTCACCGGGACGTTCCGGATGACGCGCGCGATGCTGCCGCACATGCAGGCCCGCGGCCGCGGCGCGATCGTCAACAACGCATCGGTGCTCGGCTGGCGCGCGCAGGCGGAACAGGCGCACTACGCGGCCGCGAAGGCGGGCGTGATGGCGCTCACGCGCTGCGCGGCGCTCGAGGCGTCGCCGTATGGCGTGCGCATCAACGCGGTCGCGCCGAGCATCGCAATGCACGATTTTCTGAAGAAGTCGGCGCCGGCCGACTTGCTGAATCAACTGGCGTCGCGCGAAGCCTTCGGGCGCGCCGCCGAAGTCTGGGAGGTCGCGAACGTGATGATGTTTCTTGCCAGCGATTACGCGTCGTACATGACTGGCGAAGTGCTGTCGGTCAGCAGCCAGCACGCATGATGGAGACGACACTCGACCCCGTGCGGGCCACGCCCCGCGTGTTCGCGCATCCCGGCGAACTGGCCGCGGCCGTCGGCGAAACGCTCGGCGCGAGCGCGTGGCTCGCGATCGACCAGCTCCGCATCGACGGCTTCGCCGATGCGACCGGCGACCACCAGTGGGTGCACGTCGATCCGGTTCGCGCAAAGGACGGCCCGTTCGGCGCGTGCATCGCGCACGGCTACCTGACGCTGGCGCTCGTCAACCATTTCCTGCCGCAGATCGTGCGCATCGACGGCGCGCGGCTCGGCCTCAACTACGGCTGCGACCGGATCCGCTTCCCAGCGCCCGTGAAGGTCGGCGCGCGCGTGCGCGGCGTCGGCGCGCTGCTGCGCGTCGAGCCGCTCGACGGCGGCGTGCAGGCGTGGGTTCGCGTGAGCGTCGAGATCGAAGGTGAAGCCAAGCCCGGCTGCGTCGCCGACACGATCAGCCGTTACTACTTCTAGGGTCTGCATACATATGGAAGACGCAGTCATCGTTTCCGTCGCGCGCACGCCGATCGGCAAGGCGTTTCGCGGCCTGTTCAACGACACCGAGGCGCCCGCGCTCGGCGGCCACGTGGTGCGCGCCGCGCTCGAACGCGCGGGCGTCGCGCCGGCCGAGGTCGACGACGTGCTGATCGGCTGCGCCGCGCAGCAGGGCACGCAGGGCTACAACATCGGCCGCCTGTCGGCCGCGGCGGCCGGCCTGCCGGCGTCGGTGCCGGGCATGGCGATCGACCGGATGTGCTCGTCGGGGCTGATGTCGATCGCGAGCGCCGCGCGCAGCGTCGGCGCAGGCGATGCGCGGATCGTCGTGGCGGGCGGCGTCGAGTCGATCTCGCTGACGCAGAACAAGCACAAGAACGCGTACCGCGCGCGTTCGCAGGCGGTGCTCGACCATCAGCCGGCCGCGTACATCGCGATGATGGAAACGGCCGAGATCGTGTCGCGCCGTTACGGGATCTCGCGCGCGGCGCAGGACGCATTCGCGCTGCAGAGCCATCGGCGCACGGCCGACGCCCAGGCAGCCGGCCGCTTCGACGCGGAGATCGCGCCGCTCGACGTGCGGCGCGCGCTGTTCGACAAGGAAGGCAACGCGACCGGTCACGAGGAGCTGCGCGCCGCGCGCGACGAAGGCGTGCGTGCGGATACGACCGCCGAGCGGCTGGCGGGGCTGAAGCCGTCGTGGAGCGGCGGCAGCTTCGTCGAGCAGGGCGAGTTCGTGACGGCCGGCAATGCGTCGCAACTGTCGGACGGCGCGGCGGCCGTGGTCGTGATGTCGCGCACCGAGGCGAAGCGTCGCGGGCTGACGCCGCTCGGCGCGTTTCGCGGGCTCGCGGTCGCAGGCTGCGAGCCGGACGAGATGGGCATCGGCCCCGTGTTCGCGATCCCGAAGCTGTTGGCGCGTTTCGGGATGACGGTGGCCGACGTCGGGCTGTGGGAGCTGAACGAGGCGTTCGCGTGCCAGGCGCTGTATTGCCGCGACACCCTGGGCATTCCCGACGACCGGCTGAACGTCGACGGCGGCGCGATCGCGCTCGGCCATCCGTTCGGGATGTCGGGCACGCGCATGACGATGCACGCGCTGCTCGAAGGCGCGCGCCGCGGCGTCCGGCATGCGGTCGTCACGATGTGCATCGGCGGCGGGATGGGCGCTGCTGCGTTGTTTGAAGTAGGCGAGTAGCGGTAGCGGTGCAGAACGATTCGAGGCTGCGGCGACGACCGACGGCCCGGAGACTGGCATGGGACCCGGACAAGCGCTGAAGCGCCCGGTCGGGTCGACAGCCTTGCATGGGGCACGAGTAAGCGCTAAAGCGCTAACTCGTGCCGACAGGAGACAAGCGATGAAACGAACTTTGCCCGGACTCGCGATGTCGGCGCTCGTGCTCGGCGCCGCACTGTTCGCGTTTTCGCCGCGCCCGCTGCCGGCGTTCCCGGTCACCGCGATCCACGCGGACCGCCTGCAGATCAACGGCCTAGCGAAGGCCGGAAGCCGCATCGTCGCGGTCGGCGAGCGCGGCGTGATCCTGCTGAGCGACGACGCGGGACGCCGCTGGCGGCCGGCCTCGGTCACGCCCGAGCAGGCATCGACGCTCACGCAGGTGCGCTTCGTCACGCCGACGCTCGGGATCGCGGTCGGTCACGACGGCCGGATCGTGCGCAGCGACGATGCGGGCCTGCACTGGAGGGAGGTGCATGTCGATCGCGAGCATTCCGATCCGCTGCTGTCGATCTGGGGCACGGCCGGCGGCCCGCTGTTCGCGGCCGGCAGCTTCGGCCAGCTGCTGCGCTCGGACGACGCAGGCCTCACCTGGCAGAAGATCGGGACGCCGGCCGGCGACCGTCACCTGAACGCGATCGTCGGCGACGGCCGCGGCACGCTGCTGATCGTCGGCGAAAGCGGCACGCTGCTGCGCTCGACCGACAACGGCGTCAGCTGGGACAAGCTGCCGTCGCCGTACGAAGGCTCGCTGTTCGGCGCGCTGATGCTCGCGAACGGCGACTGGGTCGCGTACGGGATGCGTGGCAACGTGCTGCGCAGCACCGATCGCGGCACGACCTGGACGCATGTCGACAGCCACGTGCCCGTGTCGTATTTCGGTGCGACCCAGCTCAGCGACGGCGAGCTCGTGCTGGTCGGCCAGGGCGGCGCGATCGTCGCGTCGCGCGACGGCGGCCTGAGCTTCGACGTGCGCAAGCTCGGCGGCGTGCAGAGCCTCGCGGCCGTGCTCGACATGGGGCACGGCACGCTGCTGCTCGGCGGCGAGGCCGGCATTGCGCCGCTCGCGGCGTCGCCGTCCTGACGCGCGCCCGCAGCCGTTTCCGTTCGCTTCGCTTCGCCCGTCCGTATCGACCGAGAAATCCATGAACGACCTGTCACGCCCCACCGAAGCCGTTCCCGCGTCGCGCCTCGCCGCGTTCGTCGAGCGCTGCGCCGACACGATCATCCGCCGGCGCCGGCCGCTGATGGTGTTCTGCATCGCCGTCACGCTCGCGCTCGGCCTGTCCGCGACGCGCCTGAAGCTCGATCCGGGCTTCAACAAGATGATCCCGATGCAGCACCCGTACATGCAGGTGCTCGAGCGCTACGCGGGTGCGTTTCCCGGCGCGAACACGATCCTCGTGAGCCTGCGCTGGAAAGGCGACGGCGACATCTACAACCAGGCCTTCATGGACGCGCTGCGCCATGCGACCGACGACGTGTTCTTCATCCCCGGCGTGAACCGCTCGCGCGTGTTCTCGCTGTTTACGCCGAACGTCCATTACACCGAGGTGACCGAGGCCGGCTTTCGCGGCGACGTGGTCGTGCCGGGCCAGTTCTCCAGCGCGAATCCCGACGATCTCGCCAAGGTGCGCCGCAACGTCGCGCGTTCCGGGCAGATCGGACGGCTGGTCGGCAACGACCTGAAGTCGGCGCTGATCCGCGCGGAGCTGCGCGAGACCGATCCCGCGACCGGCAAGCGGCTCGACTACGGCGCGGTCGCGCGCCAGCTCGAGGAGATTCGCGCGCGATACGCGAAGCAGGGCATCGACGTGAACATCATCGGCTTCGCGAAGCTGGTCGGCGACGTCGAGTCGGGCATCGCCGGCGTGATGGCGTTTTTCGCACTGGCGTTCCTCGTCACGGCCGCGCTGCTGTTCATCTATACGCGTTCGCTGAAGACCACCGCGCTCGCGCTGCTGGTCGCGCTGCTGCCGGTCGTGTGGCTGCTCGGCGCGCTGCCGCTGCTCGGGCTCGGCATCGATCCGATGTCGATCCTCGTGCCGTTCCTGATCTTCTCGATCGGCGTATCTCACGCGGTGCAGATGACCAATGCGTGGAAGCAGGCGCTGGTGCGCGGCGCGTCGTCGGTCGATGCCGCGCGCGACGCGTTCCGCAAGCTGTTCGTGCCGGGCACCGTCGCGCTGCTGACCAACGCGCTCGGCTTCATGGTGATCATGCGGATCAGGATCGACATCGTGCGCGAACTCGGCATTACTGCGTGCCTCGGCGTGCTGCTGATGATCGTCACGAACAAGGTGTTCCTGCCGATCCTGCTGTCGTATACGCGCCTCGAACGCGGCACGCTGGCCCGCGCTCAGCGCACGGCGGCCGCGGGCGGCAGCCGGCTGTGGTCGGGCTTCGCGACGTTCGCGCGGCCGGCGCCGGCGCTTGGCGTGTTCGCGATCGCGATCGGGCTGCTCGCGTACGGCACGCTCGAATCGCGCAAGCTGGAGATCGGCGACATCGGCGCCGGCGCGCCCGAACTGCGCGCGAACTCGCGCTACAACATCGACAACGCGGCGATCACGCACCAGTACAACATCGGCGTGGACGTGCTGTCGGTGATCGTCGAGACGAGCGGCTTCGACGACGCGTGCCTGCATTACCCGGTGATGGGCGCGATCGAGAAGTTCGAGATGTTCATGCGCGGCGTGTCGGGCGTGCAGTCGGTGACGAGCGTGTCGTCGCAGGGCAAGGTGTTCATCGCCGCGTTCAACGAGGGCAATCCGCGCTGGGCCGCGCTGCCGCAGTCGAGCGACGGGCTCACGCAGGGGGCCAACGCGTTCGACCCGGACAACGGGATGAACACCGCGAACTGCAAGGCGATCCAGGTGCTGATCTACACGCAGAACCATGAAGGCACGACCATCGCGCACATCGTCGACGAGATCAAGCGCTTCGCGGCCGAGAACCCGACGCCGAACGTCGCGTTCCGGCTCGCGGGCGGCAACGTCGGCGTGATGGCCGCGACCAACGAGGCGGTCGGCGACGCGGAAGTCGCGATGCTGCTGTCGATCTTCGGTGCGATCGCGCTGCTGTGCGCGGTCACGTTCCGCTCGTGGCGCGCGGTGCTGTGCATCATCGTGCCGCTGACGCTCGTGTCGATCCTCTGCAACGCGGTGATGGCGCGGCTCGGCATCGGGCTGAAGGTCGCGACGCTGCCGGTGATCACGCTTGGCGTCGGGGTCGGCGTCGACTACGGGATCTACCTGTACGAGCGGCTGCAGCACGACATCCGTCACGGCGCGACGCTGCCGGACGCATTCGCCGACGCGATGCGCCAGCGCGGCACCGCGGCGCTGTTCACGGCCGTCACGATGTTCATCGGCGTCGGCACCTGGGCGTTCTCCGCGCTGAAGTTCCAGGTCGACATGGGCGTGCTGCTCGCGTTCATGTTCCTCGTGAACCTGTTCGGCGCGGTGTTCCTGCTGCCCGCGCTGGCCGCGTGGCTCGGCGTCGAGCGTGCCGAACGGCGCGCGCCGCAGCCGCAGCAGACGGCGCAGACGGCCGCGCCGTCGCTGAAGCCGGCGCGCGCGCTCGAACCCGGCAATCCGGTGCGCTGAAGCCGCGCGTCCCGATCACCCGAGCGCGCGGCGGGCCGCCGCGCGCGCTGAAAATGAGGAGTCAACCCGCATGTCCGCACGCCCTTACAAGATCGAAGCCCAGCCGCTCGCGCAGCGCTATGCGCGCGGCTGGCACTGCCTCGGGCTCGCCCGCGACTACCAGGACGGCAAGCCGCACACGCTGAACGTGTTCGGCCGCAAGCTGGCCGCATTCGCCGATTCTTCCGGAAAAATCCATGTCGTCGATGCGTACTGTCCGCACATGGGCGCGGACCTGAGCCTCGGCAAAGTCGAAGGCGACCATCTCGTGTGTCCGTTCCACGGCTGGGCCTGGAACGGCGACGGCCAATGCGCGTCGATTCCGTACTGCAAGCGGATTCCGCCGAAAGCGCGCATCGGCGCATGGCCGACCTGCGAGGAAAACAAGCTGCTGTTCGTGTGGAACGATCCGGAAGGGCATGCACCGCCGCCGGAGGTCGCGATTCCGCGCCTCGACGTGTGTTTTTCCGACGAATGGTCGGACTGGGTCGTCGACAGGATGGTGATCCAGGCCAATTGCCGCGAGCTGGTCGACAACATCTCCGACGTCGCGCATTTCGCGACCGTGCACCGCGCGCCGATCGACTATTTCGCGAACCTGTTCGAGGATCACAAGGCGACGCAACTGATGGTGGGCCGCAGCGAGAAGCTCGGCGGCGACAGCCTGACCGCGCTGTCGACCTATTTCGGGCCGGCCGTGCACATCACGCAGATGACCGGCCAGAGCGGCGGCCAGCCGATTCATTCGGTGCTGCTGAACTGTCATGTGCCGATCGACATGAACAGCTTCGAGCTCCGTTACGGCGTGATCGTAAAGAAGGTGCCGGGGCTGTCCGACGAGCAGAACCT includes these proteins:
- a CDS encoding SDR family oxidoreductase, which codes for MTEPQIHKAPAYVPGHQLLAGKSVLITAAAGAGIGFAAARRSVEEGCRALFISDIHEKRLEQAVDTLRAETGLQRIYGRLCNVAVEDEVQALVADAQDRLDGVDVLINNAGLGGSKRIVEMDDAEWSRVIDISLTGTFRMTRAMLPHMQARGRGAIVNNASVLGWRAQAEQAHYAAAKAGVMALTRCAALEASPYGVRINAVAPSIAMHDFLKKSAPADLLNQLASREAFGRAAEVWEVANVMMFLASDYASYMTGEVLSVSSQHA
- a CDS encoding MaoC family dehydratase codes for the protein METTLDPVRATPRVFAHPGELAAAVGETLGASAWLAIDQLRIDGFADATGDHQWVHVDPVRAKDGPFGACIAHGYLTLALVNHFLPQIVRIDGARLGLNYGCDRIRFPAPVKVGARVRGVGALLRVEPLDGGVQAWVRVSVEIEGEAKPGCVADTISRYYF
- a CDS encoding acetyl-CoA C-acyltransferase, which translates into the protein MEDAVIVSVARTPIGKAFRGLFNDTEAPALGGHVVRAALERAGVAPAEVDDVLIGCAAQQGTQGYNIGRLSAAAAGLPASVPGMAIDRMCSSGLMSIASAARSVGAGDARIVVAGGVESISLTQNKHKNAYRARSQAVLDHQPAAYIAMMETAEIVSRRYGISRAAQDAFALQSHRRTADAQAAGRFDAEIAPLDVRRALFDKEGNATGHEELRAARDEGVRADTTAERLAGLKPSWSGGSFVEQGEFVTAGNASQLSDGAAAVVVMSRTEAKRRGLTPLGAFRGLAVAGCEPDEMGIGPVFAIPKLLARFGMTVADVGLWELNEAFACQALYCRDTLGIPDDRLNVDGGAIALGHPFGMSGTRMTMHALLEGARRGVRHAVVTMCIGGGMGAAALFEVGE
- a CDS encoding WD40/YVTN/BNR-like repeat-containing protein produces the protein MKRTLPGLAMSALVLGAALFAFSPRPLPAFPVTAIHADRLQINGLAKAGSRIVAVGERGVILLSDDAGRRWRPASVTPEQASTLTQVRFVTPTLGIAVGHDGRIVRSDDAGLHWREVHVDREHSDPLLSIWGTAGGPLFAAGSFGQLLRSDDAGLTWQKIGTPAGDRHLNAIVGDGRGTLLIVGESGTLLRSTDNGVSWDKLPSPYEGSLFGALMLANGDWVAYGMRGNVLRSTDRGTTWTHVDSHVPVSYFGATQLSDGELVLVGQGGAIVASRDGGLSFDVRKLGGVQSLAAVLDMGHGTLLLGGEAGIAPLAASPS
- a CDS encoding efflux RND transporter permease subunit, translating into MNDLSRPTEAVPASRLAAFVERCADTIIRRRRPLMVFCIAVTLALGLSATRLKLDPGFNKMIPMQHPYMQVLERYAGAFPGANTILVSLRWKGDGDIYNQAFMDALRHATDDVFFIPGVNRSRVFSLFTPNVHYTEVTEAGFRGDVVVPGQFSSANPDDLAKVRRNVARSGQIGRLVGNDLKSALIRAELRETDPATGKRLDYGAVARQLEEIRARYAKQGIDVNIIGFAKLVGDVESGIAGVMAFFALAFLVTAALLFIYTRSLKTTALALLVALLPVVWLLGALPLLGLGIDPMSILVPFLIFSIGVSHAVQMTNAWKQALVRGASSVDAARDAFRKLFVPGTVALLTNALGFMVIMRIRIDIVRELGITACLGVLLMIVTNKVFLPILLSYTRLERGTLARAQRTAAAGGSRLWSGFATFARPAPALGVFAIAIGLLAYGTLESRKLEIGDIGAGAPELRANSRYNIDNAAITHQYNIGVDVLSVIVETSGFDDACLHYPVMGAIEKFEMFMRGVSGVQSVTSVSSQGKVFIAAFNEGNPRWAALPQSSDGLTQGANAFDPDNGMNTANCKAIQVLIYTQNHEGTTIAHIVDEIKRFAAENPTPNVAFRLAGGNVGVMAATNEAVGDAEVAMLLSIFGAIALLCAVTFRSWRAVLCIIVPLTLVSILCNAVMARLGIGLKVATLPVITLGVGVGVDYGIYLYERLQHDIRHGATLPDAFADAMRQRGTAALFTAVTMFIGVGTWAFSALKFQVDMGVLLAFMFLVNLFGAVFLLPALAAWLGVERAERRAPQPQQTAQTAAPSLKPARALEPGNPVR
- a CDS encoding Rieske 2Fe-2S domain-containing protein — its product is MSARPYKIEAQPLAQRYARGWHCLGLARDYQDGKPHTLNVFGRKLAAFADSSGKIHVVDAYCPHMGADLSLGKVEGDHLVCPFHGWAWNGDGQCASIPYCKRIPPKARIGAWPTCEENKLLFVWNDPEGHAPPPEVAIPRLDVCFSDEWSDWVVDRMVIQANCRELVDNISDVAHFATVHRAPIDYFANLFEDHKATQLMVGRSEKLGGDSLTALSTYFGPAVHITQMTGQSGGQPIHSVLLNCHVPIDMNSFELRYGVIVKKVPGLSDEQNLEIANAYVKEAQRAFYEDVDIWHSKTRIDNPLLCEGDGPLYQMRDWYGQFYLDVADVRPSSVARKTFEMRIRDGAEAPPLHHVFER